A single Rubrivivax gelatinosus IL144 DNA region contains:
- a CDS encoding PepSY-associated TM helix domain-containing protein — MKARSLRAWSWVHTWTSLVSTLFMLLLCLTGLPLIFHHEIEHLSGDAVELPALAAPASPQALDTVLASARALYPQRVVQYAAPDEEEPAVWHVTLTPTPAPTDDYKSVAVDSRTAQVLRDAKTGEGFMYWMQRLHIDLFAGLPGMLFLGFMGLLMVVAIVSGVVLYAPFMRRLDFGTVRRERSPRLKWLDLHNLLGIVTLVWATVVGFTGVINTWADPLVKYWQYSQLSALLAPYAGQPLVPEAERAPVQKALDAALAHTPGQQVSFLAFPGTAYSSPHHVTVFLRGDTPLTAKLLKPVLVDARTATVTASPALPWYLTALLISQPLHFGDYAGMPMKILWALLDVATIVVLGSGLYLWLKRRATRSREAAVGETEDGVPALT, encoded by the coding sequence ATGAAGGCCCGTTCGCTGCGCGCCTGGAGTTGGGTGCACACCTGGACCAGCCTGGTCAGCACGCTGTTCATGCTGCTGCTGTGCCTGACCGGGTTGCCGCTGATCTTCCACCACGAGATCGAGCACCTGTCGGGCGACGCGGTCGAGCTGCCGGCGCTGGCCGCACCGGCGTCGCCGCAGGCGCTGGACACGGTGCTGGCCTCGGCGCGCGCGCTGTACCCGCAGCGTGTCGTGCAGTACGCCGCGCCCGACGAGGAGGAGCCGGCCGTCTGGCACGTCACGCTGACGCCGACGCCGGCGCCCACCGACGACTACAAGTCGGTCGCCGTCGACAGCCGCACGGCGCAGGTGCTGCGCGACGCGAAGACCGGCGAAGGCTTCATGTACTGGATGCAGCGCCTGCACATCGACCTGTTCGCCGGCCTGCCGGGCATGCTGTTCCTGGGTTTCATGGGCCTGCTGATGGTGGTCGCCATCGTCTCGGGCGTGGTGCTGTACGCGCCCTTCATGCGCCGGCTGGACTTCGGCACCGTTCGCCGCGAGCGTTCGCCGCGGCTGAAGTGGCTGGACCTGCACAACCTGCTGGGCATCGTGACGCTGGTCTGGGCCACGGTGGTGGGCTTCACCGGCGTCATCAACACCTGGGCCGACCCGCTGGTGAAGTACTGGCAGTACTCGCAGCTGAGCGCGCTGCTGGCGCCCTACGCCGGCCAGCCGCTGGTGCCCGAGGCCGAACGCGCGCCGGTGCAGAAGGCGCTGGATGCGGCCTTGGCGCACACGCCGGGCCAGCAGGTGTCCTTCCTCGCCTTCCCGGGCACGGCCTACTCCAGCCCGCACCACGTCACCGTCTTCCTGCGCGGCGACACGCCGCTGACGGCCAAGCTGCTGAAGCCGGTGCTGGTCGACGCACGCACGGCCACCGTCACCGCCTCGCCCGCCCTGCCCTGGTACCTGACGGCGCTCTTGATCTCGCAGCCGCTGCACTTCGGCGACTACGCCGGCATGCCGATGAAGATCCTCTGGGCGCTGCTGGACGTGGCGACGATCGTCGTGCTCGGCAGCGGCCTGTACCTGTGGCTCAAGCGCCGGGCGACGCGCTCGCGCGAGGCCGCGGTCGGCGAGACCGAGGACGGCGTGCCGGCGCTGACTTGA